The following proteins are co-located in the Leucothrix mucor DSM 2157 genome:
- a CDS encoding ThiF family adenylyltransferase: MAKEQLDTLTTSIQEAIEQIRHYPAVNCVKEVSIEMNVILIKTDWAVKLPNAFLKQKVSNTGVREIENVYWKIPLDYPLRAPSPRLRADFPINLPHINPHTQGELVFPCVYEASLEDLLHSIGLTALLDATTQWLNNAAADELHCPVQGWEHMRRDDINGLIYTDTHSIRNELDNNPSSVKFYNYRYCRVNSSNDWLLGTLLNPSLGSLNSSIKKKHLGVLSNTKIRNAPSVLFQTADESVFDEYHPETVHDFLSLRTFAKDIDLQLAFDARLKHILSLASPEAMGKQNKAAIEEFLVVFAIRRPFHLIGIESPWELLAYRVFFDQKNKGMISNNTVVRPAQLTDQCSPRLLQAVSGKKVEVPVRLALLGCGSLGSKIGLHLAKTGGYQFELVDNDYFSSHNNARHGLIVPNFSSLCTSKAELLSREMTNLNVFSKSIDEDIRAMNEKEGFSLNKKTEYTLDTTASLSVRYCLSHHCNTLPGRLIQSTLYGKSTVGIVAIEGENRSVRCDDIAAFTNTLCIDHPQIKQAMYGGNGPELNHFGEGCGSVTTIMNDTDISLMSAAAASRINTEIQQGKTRTDGALHVGVINPSSLEMNWMTYIFSPTLTIARTSRYEWDVRVIGTIVRRIEELSNRDPTIENGGVIGGQVCHLSKTIYVNYLLDAPKGSVHSQSFFALNTDGLPEEFERIHGLTNGQITFLGTWHSHTNATPPSAVDRDSLKRLQVNYDLPIVMLTYTGGHIVRVEC, encoded by the coding sequence ATGGCTAAAGAACAACTGGATACATTAACTACTTCTATTCAAGAGGCCATAGAGCAGATACGCCACTATCCTGCGGTCAATTGTGTGAAAGAAGTGTCTATAGAAATGAACGTCATTTTAATAAAAACAGATTGGGCAGTTAAACTGCCCAATGCGTTTCTTAAACAGAAAGTTTCAAATACTGGCGTAAGAGAAATAGAGAATGTTTACTGGAAAATCCCCCTTGATTACCCATTAAGAGCACCATCACCTCGATTAAGAGCTGACTTCCCGATAAATCTGCCTCATATCAACCCACATACACAGGGGGAACTAGTTTTCCCCTGTGTATATGAAGCTTCTCTGGAAGATTTGTTACATAGCATTGGATTAACAGCTTTGCTGGATGCTACAACCCAATGGTTAAACAACGCAGCGGCAGACGAATTGCATTGCCCAGTGCAAGGCTGGGAGCACATGCGTAGAGATGATATTAACGGTTTGATTTATACTGATACACATTCGATTCGTAACGAGTTAGATAACAATCCAAGTAGTGTTAAATTTTATAATTATCGTTATTGTCGTGTGAATAGTTCAAATGACTGGCTGCTGGGAACATTACTAAACCCCAGCTTGGGGTCGTTGAATAGTTCGATTAAAAAGAAGCACTTAGGGGTGTTATCCAACACTAAAATTCGCAATGCGCCGAGTGTCTTATTCCAAACGGCAGATGAAAGTGTTTTTGACGAATATCACCCTGAAACAGTTCATGACTTCTTGAGTTTAAGAACATTCGCAAAAGATATAGATCTGCAGCTAGCCTTTGATGCGCGTTTAAAACATATTCTATCTTTAGCAAGCCCTGAAGCTATGGGTAAACAAAATAAAGCAGCTATTGAAGAATTTTTAGTGGTTTTCGCAATTAGGAGGCCGTTCCATTTAATAGGCATTGAGAGTCCATGGGAGCTTCTGGCATACCGGGTATTTTTCGACCAGAAAAATAAAGGAATGATTTCTAACAATACAGTCGTACGACCAGCTCAATTGACTGATCAGTGTAGTCCTAGGTTGCTGCAAGCTGTATCTGGAAAGAAAGTTGAAGTACCTGTCAGGCTTGCCTTGTTGGGTTGCGGAAGTCTAGGTTCTAAGATTGGACTTCATTTGGCTAAGACTGGCGGGTATCAGTTTGAGCTTGTTGATAATGATTATTTCAGTAGTCATAACAATGCTAGACATGGGTTGATTGTTCCCAACTTCAGCAGTTTGTGTACCAGTAAAGCTGAATTGTTATCCCGAGAGATGACGAACCTTAATGTTTTCTCCAAATCAATTGATGAGGACATTCGGGCTATGAATGAGAAGGAAGGATTCTCACTCAATAAAAAGACTGAATATACTCTTGATACTACGGCTTCTCTTTCAGTCCGATACTGCTTGTCACACCATTGCAATACACTCCCAGGAAGGCTGATTCAATCAACTTTATATGGAAAATCCACCGTGGGTATTGTTGCTATAGAAGGAGAAAATCGATCTGTTCGCTGTGATGATATTGCTGCCTTTACGAATACTTTATGTATTGACCATCCGCAAATTAAACAGGCAATGTATGGCGGGAATGGGCCAGAGCTTAACCATTTTGGAGAGGGCTGCGGTTCAGTGACAACAATAATGAATGACACTGATATTTCATTGATGTCAGCTGCTGCTGCCTCACGAATTAATACAGAAATACAGCAAGGAAAGACTAGAACTGATGGTGCTTTGCATGTTGGCGTAATAAATCCATCATCCTTGGAGATGAACTGGATGACTTATATATTTTCGCCAACATTAACCATAGCTAGGACTAGTCGCTATGAATGGGATGTCAGAGTTATTGGTACCATTGTTAGGAGAATTGAAGAGCTTAGCAATCGAGACCCTACAATAGAAAATGGAGGGGTCATTGGAGGCCAAGTCTGTCATCTTTCAAAAACCATATACGTCAACTATTTGTTAGATGCGCCCAAAGGTAGCGTACATAGTCAAAGTTTCTTTGCTTTGAATACAGATGGACTCCCAGAAGAATTTGAGCGTATTCATGGGCTCACTAACGGTCAAATAACATTTTTGGGTACTTGGCACAGCCATACCAATGCAACACCACCATCAGCAGTAGACAGAGATTCGCTAAAAAGACTGCAAGTAAATTATGATTTACCGATTGTAATGCTGACTTATACCGGAGGGCACATAGTGCGAGTGGAATGCTAA
- a CDS encoding cobyric acid synthase, whose translation MTKKSTINHIPVGNGDMTLIKIASNDRYHYVLIDMHIRKNSEPDDDKCDALMALHEMLEKDVEGRPYLDALVLTHPDEDHIRGFEDHFHRGVPGAYVAPKKGERGKIFVREIWSSPMIMRRKKKNESLCTDAAAFKTEAKRRVELFRANKTIGQQGDRVRLIGKDEGGKTDDIMDIVYQNEDVIDKINEAFIKELSALVLGPLTDDEFEDGTSPDKNRSSIIMQWGLASHGYTEPSNYILLAGDAGVEVWDLMWGKYKNDTSKLKYDILLAPHHCSWHTLSHDSIKDSDSPQVSKSAKSALSEARPGAIIASSSDEIKNNKNDPPNYKAMKEYESIVNEVDGKFQCLADYKPSGGKTPEVLTYKLTKNGPQEETKASSASSSVGKEAARTAATGTLFTGAGNAIGHG comes from the coding sequence ATGACAAAAAAATCGACAATCAACCATATTCCAGTTGGTAATGGCGACATGACGCTGATAAAAATAGCATCAAATGATAGATATCATTATGTTCTTATAGATATGCATATCCGTAAGAATAGTGAACCCGATGATGATAAATGTGATGCGCTCATGGCGCTTCATGAGATGCTGGAAAAGGATGTTGAGGGACGTCCATATTTAGATGCACTAGTTCTCACACACCCTGATGAAGATCATATTAGAGGGTTTGAGGATCACTTTCATCGAGGTGTTCCAGGCGCTTATGTAGCACCTAAAAAAGGTGAAAGAGGTAAGATATTTGTCCGTGAAATTTGGTCTTCACCAATGATCATGAGACGAAAAAAGAAGAACGAGAGCCTCTGTACAGATGCTGCTGCTTTCAAAACTGAGGCAAAACGCCGAGTCGAATTATTCAGAGCTAATAAGACGATTGGCCAGCAAGGTGATCGCGTACGTTTAATTGGAAAAGACGAAGGCGGCAAGACCGATGACATAATGGATATTGTCTATCAGAATGAAGACGTAATCGATAAAATAAATGAAGCCTTCATCAAAGAGTTAAGCGCTCTGGTTCTTGGGCCACTTACTGATGATGAATTTGAGGATGGTACCAGTCCTGATAAAAACCGCTCTAGTATTATCATGCAATGGGGGCTTGCAAGTCACGGCTACACAGAACCTTCTAACTATATTTTACTGGCGGGAGATGCTGGGGTTGAGGTGTGGGATTTAATGTGGGGGAAATATAAAAATGACACCAGCAAGCTAAAATATGACATTTTATTAGCTCCGCATCATTGTTCATGGCATACCTTATCGCATGATAGCATTAAAGATTCTGATAGTCCGCAAGTGTCTAAAAGTGCAAAATCCGCATTGAGTGAGGCACGTCCAGGCGCAATCATTGCCTCAAGTAGCGACGAAATTAAAAATAACAAAAATGATCCACCCAACTACAAAGCTATGAAAGAATACGAAAGTATTGTCAATGAGGTTGATGGTAAGTTTCAGTGTCTAGCTGACTATAAACCGTCTGGTGGAAAGACTCCTGAGGTACTAACTTATAAACTAACAAAGAATGGACCTCAAGAAGAAACCAAAGCTTCTTCAGCATCATCATCTGTTGGTAAAGAGGCAGCTCGAACTGCTGCAACGGGAACATTGTTTACGGGCGCAGGAAACGCAATTGGTCATGGCTAA
- a CDS encoding ImmA/IrrE family metallo-endopeptidase: MIFKQQPDEILKRLGIYEPDDIDLDLVAFSLNADVKRTHLSDCEGNIIGTDKKAIITVSINAGLPRQRFSLGHELGHWVNDRGKNLTYRCDTNDMRQRTASKENFRQQKEVRANKFSAELLMPQHIFNTHQNGLGITVESVNYLAEKFNTSRTSTAIRLVELSSLPCMIIGWSKDGTRRWFSRNSIVPDSIWPHKKIIHPREVFVLSNCLEVDADKWIDGSYSEDFSVVESVFTNGYDFLSLIWWKNEEQLMT; encoded by the coding sequence ATGATATTTAAACAACAGCCCGATGAGATTTTAAAACGCTTAGGTATCTATGAGCCGGATGATATCGACCTAGATTTAGTTGCCTTTTCGTTGAATGCTGATGTAAAGCGAACACACCTGTCAGATTGTGAAGGCAACATTATTGGCACGGATAAAAAAGCTATTATAACTGTTAGCATTAATGCGGGGTTACCGAGACAGCGTTTTTCACTTGGCCATGAATTGGGTCACTGGGTAAATGATCGTGGAAAAAATCTGACATACAGGTGTGATACCAATGACATGAGACAGCGTACGGCTTCTAAGGAGAATTTTAGACAGCAAAAAGAAGTACGTGCTAATAAATTTTCTGCTGAATTACTGATGCCTCAACATATCTTTAACACCCACCAAAATGGTTTGGGTATTACAGTTGAGTCCGTCAATTATTTGGCTGAAAAATTTAACACTTCCCGAACCAGCACCGCCATTCGCCTAGTTGAGTTAAGCAGCCTTCCGTGTATGATAATTGGTTGGAGTAAAGATGGTACTAGGCGGTGGTTTTCTAGAAACTCAATTGTTCCAGATTCAATATGGCCTCATAAAAAAATCATACATCCACGTGAAGTATTTGTTCTTTCTAACTGCCTTGAGGTAGATGCTGATAAATGGATAGATGGCTCTTATTCCGAAGATTTCAGTGTTGTTGAGAGTGTCTTCACAAATGGCTATGACTTCCTCTCCTTAATTTGGTGGAAAAATGAAGAACAACTCATGACCTAA
- a CDS encoding tyrosine-type recombinase/integrase, with product MTNLIQTPKKALPSMISSNAEIPVIVSNAGEHATYRYVEFFTAQIRNPNTRRAYLVSTTQFFTWCQDHGLELGSIHSIHVATYIEVLQQSLSPPTVKQHLAGIRMLFDWLVTGHIVQTNPATSVRGPKYVANRGKTPILTPEETRQLFDSIPTDTLIGLRDRALIAVMVYTFARITAATSMKVDDYYPTGKRWWIRLHEKGGKRHEMPAHHTLEQYLDEYLDAAGIRDQPKSPLFRTFQGGRKRVMTENSMLQTYGWQMVQRRATTAGIATKIGNHTFRGTGITTYLSNNGTLEKAQQMAAHESPRTTKLYDRTNDAMSLDEIEKIII from the coding sequence ATGACCAACTTAATTCAAACACCGAAAAAAGCACTCCCAAGTATGATCAGCTCAAACGCTGAGATCCCCGTGATCGTTTCAAACGCCGGAGAACATGCTACGTATCGTTATGTTGAATTTTTTACAGCCCAGATCAGAAACCCAAATACGCGGCGGGCCTACTTAGTATCAACAACACAATTCTTTACCTGGTGCCAAGACCATGGTCTTGAACTCGGCAGTATCCATTCCATCCATGTCGCAACCTATATCGAGGTGCTTCAGCAGTCACTTAGCCCCCCGACTGTAAAACAGCATTTGGCTGGAATTCGGATGCTATTCGATTGGTTGGTAACCGGTCATATCGTACAGACCAATCCGGCGACCTCTGTACGCGGGCCAAAGTATGTGGCAAATAGAGGGAAAACACCGATACTGACGCCGGAGGAAACCAGACAGTTATTTGATAGCATCCCAACAGATACATTGATTGGTTTAAGAGACCGGGCTCTAATTGCAGTGATGGTTTACACTTTTGCCAGAATCACCGCAGCAACCTCTATGAAGGTTGATGATTACTACCCGACAGGTAAGCGTTGGTGGATCCGGCTTCATGAAAAAGGTGGAAAGCGTCATGAGATGCCAGCACACCATACCTTAGAACAATACTTAGACGAGTACCTTGATGCTGCCGGTATTCGAGATCAACCAAAGTCTCCATTGTTCCGCACTTTCCAAGGTGGGCGCAAAAGGGTCATGACAGAAAACTCAATGCTGCAAACTTATGGCTGGCAGATGGTTCAGCGTAGAGCCACCACAGCAGGTATCGCTACTAAAATCGGCAACCATACATTCCGTGGTACAGGGATCACTACTTACCTAAGCAATAACGGAACCCTCGAAAAAGCTCAACAAATGGCTGCACACGAATCACCTCGCACGACCAAGCTTTATGACAGAACCAATGATGCCATGTCTTTAGACGAGATTGAGAAAATTATCATTTAG